The window AGCAGCTACAGTTTTATAACCACATTGGTATTTAGCAGCTCCTTCAGATAAACCAATAATAATTGGAGTATTTGTTTCTTGAGCAGTTGTTAAAATTGCTTTTGTTCATTCTAAATTATTTGTATTAATGTGAGCAACTGCATATTTTCCTTTTTTAGCATCTGCTAACATTTTTGTCATACTTACAAAAGGGTATTTAGTATTAGTAATCATTATTATTTATTCCTATTCATTTTAAAATTTATAACTAGATCTCAAAGGTTTTATAATAAATTATTTATCTAAAACAATTTATTCTTCATCATCCTCTACTATTTCATCATCTTCATCGTCATCATCATCTGAGTCTTCTTCATCAACACTTTTCTCACCTGAAGTACCAGAAGATTTAACTAAATCATCTTCTTCAACCAAATCATCATCTTCAGAAGAAATGATAACTTTTGAATCTGGATCTTCATCTTCATCAATGAAGTCTGCAATATCACTTTCTTCTTCTTGTTTTGAAGCTGGTGGTTGGAATTCTTCAACATCACTTTCATAATATTCATCTAACCCAAACATAGATGAAGTAATTTTGTTAATTTCAGACAAAGTGAAATATTCTCTTAAAGATCATTTTTGATTTCCTAAAGAAATAAATCTTATATCTTGTAATAACTCAATATAAAGATCACTTGCACTTTCTTTAATAGAGGGATCATTTTTTAGTAAATTATTGAATAATTCTTTGAAAGTAAAAGGAGTTTTTCCAAATTTATCTTTCGCATATTCATAAGTTGTTTCAATTAAATGTTTTGCCATTTTATAAATCCTTTTAAAGTCCTTTAAAATTATACTAATATATTAGTGTTTTATTAATCAATATTATTTTATTATTCTCTCTTCTTGTCACTTCATTAAATGTTGTAATTCTTTCAGAAGGGAATTTATAGCTTAAATTTCTATCACGATCATATATATTGATTGCATTTTTATCTTCTAATAGAAATATATCTTTTTTCTTTTTTTCTTGAATTGAATATAAATATTTTGGATCAATGTTTTTCTTTTTTGATAACTCTTTAAGATCTTTTTCTGACTGTTGTGAGTAATTTTTAGCATCCACATTAACACTATTGTTTAAAAATGAATTAATAAATGAATTCAAAATGTGATCATCTAAACATTTTAAAGATCAAATAAAAGAGTTTAAATTTCCATCATTTAAATAAATATAAGTTTTATGAACATTTACATTAGATTCAAAAACTATTCATTCATAGAAATCATAGAAATAAATTTTGTCTTTCTTTTCAAAAAATAACTGTTTGATTTCTTTTAATCTATCAAAAATTTTCATTAAAGTTCATTCAAATATATATGTGTTTTTATTGTCATATATATCTTCATACATGTAATGTCTACCTAATAAGAAACTTTCAATATAGTTAATAGCACTTTTTTGAAAAAAAACATCATTATCCATAATAATTGATCTTTCAACTAAAAAGTCTATATCAATTGTAGAAAACTTAGTACCAACAGAGTATGAATCTCTTAACAAATAATCAATTCTATCAACATCAAGATTTGAAGATATTAATCTTCCAATCCATTCTTGTTTACATTCTCCAGTATAAACACTTGCTAAAGTATTTGCATTTATGTTGTTTTTCTTAAGAAGTCTCAAAATTCCTAGTTTTGGATTTTGAATAATTCTTTTTCCTAATTCTTCATGATGAATATGGGATATTTTTTCAAATACATGAGAATATGGACCATGACCAATATCATGTAATAATGCAGCTAATAAAAATAATTTAGAATCATCTTTTGAGATATGGTTCATAAAGTGTTTAGTAAATTTTTTTGCAACTGCATAAGCACCTAAACAGTGACTATATCTATTATGTGTAGCAGATGGAAAAATCTTATAACCAATCCCTAATTGTCTTATTTCTAAAAGTCTTAGCATTTCAAAACTATATGCAAATTCTAATAATCACTTTTCATCTGCAAAATTAATTTCTTTGTGAACTGGATCTTTGATGTAATGGTTGATAGGTTTTTTTTCAAAAAAATGATTTCTCTTTTTTTTATTTAAGTTTCATCTCTCTTTTGGTTTCATTTAAGCTCCTTTGTTGTCTAGAAAACTCTTAGCATTTTTAATAACTTTATCTTTACCTAAGATAAAGATAACTTTTGCTAATTCTGGACCATGAGAATTATGAGAAGAGTAAACTCTGATTGGCATAAACAGTTCTTTTCCTGATTTACCAGTTTGTTTTTTAACAGCATCAATAACAGTTGCAATTTCACTAATGTTTCAATTAGGCAATTCTTGTAACTGTTTAATAAAAACTTTAATTAGTTCTTTAGTATCAGCTTGTTTTAAAAAAGGGAATTTTTCACAAACTGCAGCAAAAGTCTCAGGACTAAAAAATGTTTCATCTATCAAATCATTAATTTGTTTAGCATATGCAATTTGATTTTTAAAAAGTAAAATTACATCATTTTCATTTCCTTTTAGAAAACCTAAATCAATAGTAATAAAAGGTTTTGCAAAAGAGATGAATGCAGAGTCTGACATCATTTTAAAGTGTTCAGAAGAAATTCACTCCATCTTTTTAAAATCAAAAGTAGTTGGAGATTTACTTACTTTTTTAATATCAAAGTTTTTAACTGCTTCAGCTAATGAAAAAATTTCTTTGTTATCACTAGATGAAAGACCTAAAAGGTACATAAAATTAACAATTGCTTCAGGTGAAAAACCCATATTTTTATAGTCTTCAATGAATTGTTTTAATTCCATATTTCTTTTAGAAAGTTTTTTTCCAGTTTCATCTATTATTACAGACAAGTGTCCAAAAACTATATTCTTATTAATATCTAAAGCTTCATTGATTGCAATTTGATAAGGAGTATTAGATAAATGTTCTTCTCCTCTAATAATATGACTTATTAACATATCATTATCATCAATTACAACAGCAAAGTTATATGTAGGAATTCCATTAGATTTTAAAATTACAGGATCCGTTAGTGCACTTGTTGGTACACACATTTCTCCTCTAACAATATCATTTCATTTTATTTCAGTATTGTCAGTGATTTTAAATCTTAAAGAAAAAGGAATGTTGTTTTTAATTTTTTCACTAATTTGATCTTCACTTAAAGACAAACATGTTCTGTTGTATTTAGGAGTTTTTCCATCTTTTAAAGCTTTCTTTCTGTTTTTTTCTAATTGTTCAGGAGTACAAAAACATCTATAAGCTTTTTTTTCTTTTAATAATTGTTCTGCCTTTTCTTTATAAATCGGTAATCTTTCAGTTTGGATATAAGGTCCATAATTCCCAGGGTTTAAAGGTGATTCATCTGGAAAAATTTTCAATCACTTTAAATTTAGTAATTGAGATTCAATTCCATTTTCTACATTTCTATCAATATCTGTGTCTTCTATTCTAACAATAAAATCACCATTGTTTTTTTTAGCAAAAAGGTAGTTGAATAGTGCAGTTCTAGCGCCTCCAATGTGAAATAATCCTGTTGGTGATGGTGCATATCTTGTTCTGATAATTTTATTTTTATTCATTTTGTATTCCTTTTCTTATTTATCCTCTATTAAGAAAAGTGTTCCTCCTGATCCTGTTAAAAATATTTTTTTATCATATTTTTTTTGTAATGTTTCATGTTTTATAGAAAGGTCTTTAT is drawn from Malacoplasma penetrans HF-2 and contains these coding sequences:
- a CDS encoding HD domain-containing protein, which produces MKPKERWNLNKKKRNHFFEKKPINHYIKDPVHKEINFADEKWLLEFAYSFEMLRLLEIRQLGIGYKIFPSATHNRYSHCLGAYAVAKKFTKHFMNHISKDDSKLFLLAALLHDIGHGPYSHVFEKISHIHHEELGKRIIQNPKLGILRLLKKNNINANTLASVYTGECKQEWIGRLISSNLDVDRIDYLLRDSYSVGTKFSTIDIDFLVERSIIMDNDVFFQKSAINYIESFLLGRHYMYEDIYDNKNTYIFEWTLMKIFDRLKEIKQLFFEKKDKIYFYDFYEWIVFESNVNVHKTYIYLNDGNLNSFIWSLKCLDDHILNSFINSFLNNSVNVDAKNYSQQSEKDLKELSKKKNIDPKYLYSIQEKKKKDIFLLEDKNAINIYDRDRNLSYKFPSERITTFNEVTRRENNKIILINKTLIY
- the rpoE gene encoding DNA-directed RNA polymerase subunit delta codes for the protein MAKHLIETTYEYAKDKFGKTPFTFKELFNNLLKNDPSIKESASDLYIELLQDIRFISLGNQKWSLREYFTLSEINKITSSMFGLDEYYESDVEEFQPPASKQEEESDIADFIDEDEDPDSKVIISSEDDDLVEEDDLVKSSGTSGEKSVDEEDSDDDDDEDDEIVEDDEE
- the gltX gene encoding glutamate--tRNA ligase, with amino-acid sequence MNKNKIIRTRYAPSPTGLFHIGGARTALFNYLFAKKNNGDFIVRIEDTDIDRNVENGIESQLLNLKWLKIFPDESPLNPGNYGPYIQTERLPIYKEKAEQLLKEKKAYRCFCTPEQLEKNRKKALKDGKTPKYNRTCLSLSEDQISEKIKNNIPFSLRFKITDNTEIKWNDIVRGEMCVPTSALTDPVILKSNGIPTYNFAVVIDDNDMLISHIIRGEEHLSNTPYQIAINEALDINKNIVFGHLSVIIDETGKKLSKRNMELKQFIEDYKNMGFSPEAIVNFMYLLGLSSSDNKEIFSLAEAVKNFDIKKVSKSPTTFDFKKMEWISSEHFKMMSDSAFISFAKPFITIDLGFLKGNENDVILLFKNQIAYAKQINDLIDETFFSPETFAAVCEKFPFLKQADTKELIKVFIKQLQELPNWNISEIATVIDAVKKQTGKSGKELFMPIRVYSSHNSHGPELAKVIFILGKDKVIKNAKSFLDNKGA